From one Leishmania infantum JPCM5 genome chromosome 29 genomic stretch:
- a CDS encoding putative GTP-binding protein — protein MDQLISVINELHDAFAGVKMNIKLNLPQIAVVGSQSCGKSSVLESIVGKDFLPRGSGIVTRCPLVLQLVQLPKSNEEEWGEFLHIPNKKFYDFNEIQNEITRRTIEMAGPSAITDKPISLKVYSNTVLNLTLVDLPGLVMNAVGDQPKDIDRQIKDMVTRYVSPKNTIILAISPANTDLATSQSLRLAKQLDPEGVRTVGVLTKIDLMDKGTDCFDVLQNKVLQLRHGFVGVVCRSQQDINDRKSMEAARRSEYEFFANSPIYSPIAEEAGTAYLSKKLNFLLLEHIKAVIPDLKRHVDQLMEATKKQMEKLGMFEQDITEPTAQLLYLIKLFSDTLNQTIDGGITDATKELLGGARLDYIFHECFATYVTSLSATKDLTDDYIRINTRNMAGMHATLFPSDQVFVALSKQQITRLEEPCIKCVTFVYEELTKIVEICAGKVDRYPNLKDAIISICKKMLLDYRLPTSTHVRTIIKAERGFINVKHPMMDELAQRAFANIYGTTNGDASSPPRNSSDPNASAAGGTQADPKQSGRDIKRDDRKDDKRGGRDEKRPEKSRDQGNADNVMSPGSKSDMNDVPSRIMLGKNMTMHEQYMNSAIREMVEGYFSIVKGNVADQVPKAITLLMITRLREEVYARLVSELYSDKTAKALLSEPPGIATQRKAAKEMLEALTKAQNALNSVRDYQLTKEPSSSMQAGA, from the coding sequence ATGGACCAGTTGATCAGCGTGATCAATGAGCTTCATGACGCCTTCGCCGGCGTCAAGATGAACATCAAACTCAACCTCCCTCAGATCGCTGTCGTCGGTAGTCAGAGTTGTGGCAAGAGCTCTGTGCTGGAGTCGATCGTCGGCAAGGACTTTTTGCCGCGCGGATCCGGCATTGTCACACGCTGCCCtctcgtgctgcagctcgttCAGCTGCCCAAGTCAaacgaggaggagtgggGCGAGTTCCTGCACATCCCCAACAAGAAGTTCTATGACTTCAACGAGATCCAAAACGAAATCACACGCCGCACGATCGAAATGGCCGGCCCGTCCGCGATCACGGATAAGCCGATCAGCCTCAAGGTTTACTCGAACACGGTGCTGAACCTGACTCTCGTGGACTTGCCTGGTCTGGTGATGAACGCCGTTGGCGATCAGCCAAAGGACATTGACCGCCAGATCAAGGATATGGTGACGCGCTACGTGTCGCCCAAGAACACGATCATTCTGGCTATTTCTCCTGCCAACACCGATCTTGCCACGAGCCAGTCGCTGCGCCTGGCAAAGCAGCTGGACCCCGAGGGTGTGCGCACGGTCGGTGTGCTCACCAAGATCGACTTGATGGACAAGGGCACGGACTGCTTTGACGTACTGCAGAACAAGGTCCTACAACTCCGCCACGGCTTCGTCGGCGTTGTGTGCCGTAGTCAGCAGGATATCAACGATCGCAAGTCGATGGAGGCTGCCCGGCGGAGCGAGTACGAGTTCTTTGCAAACTCGCCCATCTACTCCCCCATCGCAGAGGAGGCCGGCACCGCCTACCTTAGCAAGAAACTGAACTTCTTGCTACTGGAGCACATCAAAGCCGTTATTCCAGACCTGAAGCGCCACGTGGACCAGCTGATGGAAGCCACCAAGAAGCAGATGGAGAAGCTGGGCATGTTTGAGCAGGATATCACCGAGCCCACTGCACAGCTGCTGTATCTCATCAAGCTTTTCAGCGACACGCTGAATCAGACGATTGATGGTGGTATCACGGATGCCACGAAGGAGCTGCTTGGTGGGGCGCGTCTGGACTACATCTTCCACGAGTGCTTTGCCACCTACGTGACCAGCCTGAGCGCCACGAAAGATCTCACAGACGACTACATCCGCATCAACACGCGTAACATGGCCGGTATGCACGCCACTCTGTTTCCCTCCGACCAGGTGTTTGTCGCCTTGTCGAAGCAGCAGATCACCCGTCTCGAGGAGCCGTGCATCAAGTGCGTCACCTTCGTCTACGAGGAGCTGACCAAGATCGTCGAAATCTGCGCTGGCAAGGTGGACCGCTATCCGAACCTGAAGGACGCTATCATTTCGATCTGCAAGAAGATGCTGCTCGACTACCGGCTGCCGACCTcgacgcacgtgcgcaccaTCATTAAAGCCGAGCGCGGCTTCATTAACGTGAAGCATCCTATGATGGACGAGttggcgcagcgcgcgtTCGCGAATATCTACGGCACCACGAACGGAGATgcatcctcgccgccgcggaatTCGAGTGACCCGAACGCCTCAGCGGCTGGCGGTACACAGGCGGATCCGAAGCAGAGCGGCAGGGACATCAAGAGGGACGACAGGAAGGACGACAAGAGGGGCGGCAGGGATGAAAAGAGGCCGGAGAAGTCGAGGGATCAGGGCAATGCCGACAATGTCATGAGCCCCGGAAGCAAGTCCGACATGAACGATGTGCCGTCGCGCATTATGCTAGGCAAAAACATGACGATGCACGAGCAGTACATGAACAGCGCCATTCGCGAGATGGTGGAGGGCTATTTTTCGATTGTGAAGGGCAACGTCGCCGATCAGGTACCCAAGGCCATTACGCTGCTTATGATCACTCGTCTGCGAGAAGAAGTCTATGCGCGCCTGGTGAGTGAGCTGTACTCGGACAAGACAGCCAAGGCACTGCTCTCCGAGCCCCCAGGCATTGCAACGCAGCGCAAGGCGGCCAAAGAGATGCTCGAGGCCCTCACCAAGGCACAGAATGCTCTCAACAGCGTGCGCGACTACCAGCTCACCAAGGAACCGTCCTCGTCCATGCAAGCCGGCGCCTAA
- a CDS encoding metallo-peptidase, Clan MA(E), Family M1, with translation MSMTKSVKLENPYVPSGYHLRVAVDLSTWSYAAVETVHLQRCPAFPDCDTIQLHAAPSIEVTSVKGATLVRRDNTAHTLVLKLDAETMALADPTLQFEFTHVIQKELRGFYQVNFKHNGKQHRMASTHFEPVSARLFYICHDEPAQRADFTLTVTLPKSEEHYVVLSNGPLTSKTVKGDTVVHTFQTVPRCPPYLTACVVGELEHISTVVNGIPVSVYATLGKVGRAQFALSTTVFALEFFEKFFQCKYPLPKLDVVAIPDFPIGGMENWGCITCAEAILVDPQQSSVEAKRGTSNLVCHEVSHNWFGNLVAINWWEGLWLKEGFASWCGYHATHAYAPQWNALDAAALQVVSALNDDIYEYSHPVEVPIHDPGDITQIFDSISYNKGMGLVFMLQAFLGDKWESAVAHYIGKHQFGDTKTVQLWEALEESSKLPITEALTSFTTQMGYPMIHVARQDENTIVVTQEPCRFVTASAKSMRTWCVPLVVEGIDPAAGRATPMLRCDNSMEVTLPAGIAKGAFANANPRRTGFYRCRYDNAIFDAWLANYSQLSPADRRSLFSDTLAAIRMGYDDIPRLARIAKAVSAFEKDIYVLREYMQTMGTFLRSFDDASLTKSLTKELHGFLIPVAESFIGVSPQDDSASLRRNFYLDASISTLLNSWEPAEVSAHPVIQWALQQAQDFLSGAGFNAGTLSSCLRAWVRMADPADLPARNAQLYAKLQEVDGNEELCRSLVLAMTSGASVDFALDIMKKCIENDGVRSQYGGQVFWSLASNPAISGAEVWQAFQNNFDAVNAQWGGGQFRIQAIVGFLGEALSGDAAADEFEAFFETHPLPNARLAIGRAAEELRIRSWLNKKWKASLPHVFCRH, from the coding sequence ATGTCGATGACAAAGAGCGTCAAACTGGAGAACCCGTATGTGCCCTCCGGGTATCACCTGCGCGTTGCGGTGGATCTTTCCACGTGGAGCTACGCAGCGGTGGAAACggtgcacctgcagcgctgtCCTGCCTTCCCGGACTGCGACACGATCCAGCTGCATGCAGCCCCGTCGATCGAGGTGACGTCAGTGAAAGGCGCCACTCTGGTACGGCGCGACAACACGgcgcacacgcttgtgcTGAAGCTGGACGCGGAGACAATGGCGTTGGCAGACCCGACGTTGCAGTTTGAGTTCACGCATGTAATCCAaaaggagctgcgcggctTCTACCAGGTGAACTTCAAGCATAATGGAAAGCAGCACCGTATGGCCTCCACGCACTTCGAGCCCGTGTCAGCGCGACTCTTCTATATTTGCCACGAcgagccggcgcagcgcgcggaTTTCACGCTGACCGTGACGCTGCCAAAGTCGGAGGAGCACTACGTCGTCCTTTCTAACGGCCCTCTGACGTCGAAGACTGTGAAAGGGGACACCGTGGTGCACACCTTTCAAACAGTGCCCAGGTGCCCGCCGTACCTGACAGCCTGTGTCGTCGGTGAGCTGGAGCACATCAGCACCGTCGTCAACGGCATCCCGGTCAGCGTGTACGCGACGCTGGGCAAGGTGGGACGGGCGCAGTTTGCCCTCAGCACCACCGTGTTTGCTCTTGAGTTCTTTGAGAAGTTCTTCCAGTGCAAGTACCCGCTACCAAAGCTGGACGTCGTTGCCATTCCCGACTTCCCGATCGGTGGGATGGAGAACTGGGGCTGCATCACGTGCGCTGAGGCGATACTGGTGGACCCGCAGCAGTCAAGcgtggaggcgaagcgcGGCACGTCGAACCTGGTATGCCACGAAGTCTCGCACAACTGGTTTGGTAACCTTGTTGCCATCAACTGGTGGGAGGGTCTGTGGCTCAAGGAGGGCTTTGCGTCGTGGTGTGGCTACCACGCGACGCACGCGTACGCGCCACAGTGGAACGCTCtggacgctgcggcgctgcaggtggtgTCGGCGCTGAACGACGACATATACGAGTACAGTCACCCAGTTGAGGTGCCCATCCACGATCCTGGAGATATTACCCAGATCTTCGACAGCATCAGCTACAACAAGGGCATGGGCCTGGTTTTCATGTTGCAGGCGTTCCTTGGCGATAAGTGGGAATCTGCCGTCGCACACTACATCGGAAAGCACCAGTTCGGGGACACCAAAACGGTGCAACTCTGGGAGGCGCTCGAGGAGTCGTCCAAGCTGCCCATCACCGAGGCCCTCACCAGCTTCACCACGCAGATGGGCTACCCAATGATCCACGTGGCCAGACAGGACGAGAACACCATCGTGGTGACGCAAGAACCATGCCGCTTCGTcacggcgtcggcgaagaGTATGCGGACGTGGTGCGTGCCGCTTGTCGTGGAGGGCATCGACCCTGCCGCTGGGCGTGCGACACcgatgctgcgctgcgacAACTCCATGGAGGTGACCCTGCCGGCCGGCATTGCGAAGGGGGCCTTTGCCAACGCCAACCCGCGCCGTACCGGCTTCTACCGCTGCCGGTACGACAACGCTATCTTCGATGCATGGCTCGCCAACTACAGCCAGCTTTCCCCTGCCGATCGCCGCTCCCTCTTTTCCGACACGCTGGCTGCGATTCGGATGGGCTACGATGACATTCCGCGGCTGGCGAGGATCGCGAAGGCCGTTTCGGCGTTCGAGAAGGATATCTATGTGCTGCGAGAGTACATGCAGACCATGGGTACCTTCCTCCGCTCTTTCGACGATGCTTCTCTGACAAAGAGCCTGACCAAGGAGCTGCATGGTTTCCTCATCCCTGTCGCCGAGTCCTTTATAGGAGTCAGCCCGCAGGACGAcagcgcgtcgctgcgccgcaacTTTTACCTCGACGCCAGTATCTCCACTCTGCTGAACAGCTGGGAGCCGGCGGAGGTCTCTGCGCACCCGGTGATCCAGTGGGCTCTGCAGCAGGCACAGGACTTCCTCTCCGGGGCAGGTTTCAACGCTGGCACGCTCAGCTCCTGCCTACGTGCCTGGGTTCGCATGGCCGACCCCGCCGACCTTCCAGCGCGCAACGCGCAGCTGTACGCGAAACTGCAGGAGGTGGACGGCAACGAGGAGCTGTGCCGTTCGCTGGTCCTGGCCATGACGAGCGGCGCCTCAGTTGACTTTGCGCTGGACATCATGAAAAAATGCATCGAGAACGACGGCGTCCGCAGCCAATACGGCGGGCAAGTCTTCTGGAGCCTCGCGTCGAATCCAGCGATCTCGGGCGCGGAGGTGTGGCAGGCCTTTCAGAACAACTTCGACGCAGTGAACGCGCAGTGGGGTGGCGGCCAGTTCCGTATCCAGGCTATTGTGGGCTTCCTGGGTGAGGCGCTCTctggcgatgctgcggcggaCGAGTTCGAGGCTTTCTTCGAGACGCATCCACTTCCTAATGCCCGCCTCGCCAtcggccgcgccgctgaggAGCTGCGCATTCGTTCGTGGCTGAACAAAAAGTGGAAGGCTTCCCTGCCTCACGTATTCTGCCGTCACTGA